A single window of Solenopsis invicta isolate M01_SB chromosome 3, UNIL_Sinv_3.0, whole genome shotgun sequence DNA harbors:
- the LOC105207881 gene encoding serine protease inhibitor dipetalogastin — MLLPVARYVFHYPLLLFSAIGICGKMGIALTLNDKLALYQNCTIFDKPDMYGGLVCGDNGVTYANSMYLDCRNHHSRETVSTLHSGPCLGNEEHCNVNLYYEPVCGSDHKIYSNMQSLLCVRHRQSSDLTTVPMTDCPQNDDCYRGGTEHYGVNPICASNGLTYQNAAQLKCLQRYNPGLQIIHDGGCRVEFVHQLYGAMVCDMAKARYEWNPVCASDGVTYPNPFVFLCYRSHLTVISNWECDTYSHESCVEAHTNTTILPNGEYVNDAYTVDDEVCGNDGRTYQSIHHLQCHTRHDKYVFLKHQGSCSGPDDYPCGSVPEEEHRQPVCGTDGRSYVSPEALWCAKLRSPERDIAYRHDGPC; from the exons ATGTTGCTTCCAGTTGCGCGCTACGTTTTTCATtatcctcttcttcttttttccg cGATCGGGATATGCGGTAAAATGGGAATTGCGCTTACCTTGAACGACAAGTTGGCATTATATCAGAACTGCACAATTTTCGACAAACCCGATATGTACGGCGGTTTGGTGTGCGGCGACAATGGCGTGACATATGCTAACAGCATGTACTTAGATTGTAGAAATCATCACAGTCGTGAGACCG TTTCCACATTGCACTCCGGTCCGTGTTTGGGGAACGAAGAACATTGCAACGTTAATCTGTATTATGAACCGGTTTGCGGTTCGGATCATAAGATTTACTCTAATATGCAATCTCTACTATGCGTTCGTCACAGGCAATCGTCAG ATCTGACAACCGTGCCGATGACGGACTGCCCGCAGAACGATGATTGCTACCGAGGCGGCACCGAACATTACGGGGTGAATCCGATTTGCGCCAGTAACGGGCTCACTTATCAAAACGCGGCGCAGCTCAAGTGCCTGCAACGATATAATCCCG gaTTACAAATTATTCACGATGGCGGTTGCCGCGTGGAATTTGTTCACCAGCTTTATGGTGCGATGGTTTGTGATATGGCGAAAGCGAGATACGAGTGGAATCCGGTCTGCGCATCCGATGGAGTTACTTATCCAAatcctttcgtttttctctgcTATCGCTCAC ATCTAACAGTAATTTCCAATTGGGAGTGTGACACGTATAGCCACGAATCCTGCGTAGAAGCGCATACAAATACGACGATCTTACCAAACGGCGAATACGTGAACGACGCTTACACCGTGGACGACGAGGTTTGCGGGAACGACGGTCGCACGTATCAGAGTATACATCACTTACAATGCCATACTCGTCACGACAAAT ATGTATTTTTAAAGCATCAGGGATCGTGTTCCGGACCGGATGACTATCCTTGCGGTTCGGTACCGGAAGAAGAGCACAGACAACCGGTATGCGGCACCGATGGCAGATCCTACGTGAGTCCGGAGGCCCTTTGGTGCGCCAAATTACGCTCCCCGGAAAGAG ATATTGCTTACAGGCACGACGGTCCGTGCTAA
- the LOC105207880 gene encoding coatomer subunit beta', with translation MPLRLDIKRKLTARSDRVKSVDLHPTEPWMLCSLYQGNVNIWNHETQTLVKTFEVCDLPVRTAKFVPRKNWLITGSDDMQIRVFNYNTLERVHSFEAHSDYVRCIAVHPTQPFILTSSDDMWIKLWNWEKSWICQQVFEGHTHYVMQVVFNPKDNNTFASASLDRTVKVWQLGSPTANFTLEGHEKGVNCVDYYHGGDKPYLISGADDRYVKIWDYQNKTCVQTLEGHTQNISAVCFHPELPIVLTASEDGTVRIWHAGTYRLESSLNYGFERVWTIACMRGSNNVAIGYDEGSVMVKVGREEPAVSMDSLGGKIVWARHSEIQQVNLKALGEEAQDGERLPLAVKDMGACEIYPQTIQHNPNGRFLVVCGDGEYIIYTSMALRNKAFGQASEFVWAADSSQYAVRESNTTVKVFKNFKEKKSFKPDFGADGIFGGFLLGVSSGSGLSFFDWDTLKLIRRIDIQPTHVYWAENASLVALATSDQYFILKYHADVVANAENAEDIENAFEMVAEMSEVVKTGLWVGDCFIYTNSVNRVNYFVGGEVVTVSHLDRPMYLLGYVPRDNRLYLCDKELSVVSYSLLLSVLEYQTAVMRKDFETANRVLPTVPKEHRTRVAHFLEKQGFKEQALAVSTDPEHRFELALALGNLATAHTLAKEANSQQKWRQLASLATQKGKLCLAQECLHQAQDFGGLLLLATSTGNADMIQKLGAVADETGKNNISFLSNFILGDVDKCLDILIKTDRIPEAAFFARTYAPSKISSIIKLWKEKLSAVSEKAGQSLADPEQYENLFPEYRKALKAEKFLREENKRKIPASAFPTVTPNIQRKPLEEIEAAEESGAFQYKGMSSSSEVDEISTKMMMDRLQDLSMSDVKDISLSKATASTVKQEVPEKATTKPTSSSRPLTVDDDDLDIDLEIDENIDTTGVNLDDDLLEED, from the exons ATG CCTCTGAGATTAGACATCAAGCGGAAGCTGACTGCCAGGTCAGACAGGGTGAAGAGCGTGGATCTTCACCCGACCGAGCCATGGATGCTCTGCTCGCTGTACCAGGGCAACGTCAACATCTGGAACCACGAGACGCAGACCCTGGTGAAGACATTCGAGGTATGCGACCTGCCGGTGCGAACGGCGAAGTTCGTGCCGCGCAAGAACTGGCTCATCACCGGTTCCGACGATATGCAGATCCGGGTGTTCAATTACAACACCTTGGAGCGCGTCCATTCGTTCGAggcgcacagcgattatgtcaGATGTATAGCCGTGCATCCGACGCAGCCGTTCATACTTACGAGCAGCG ACGATATGTGGATAAAATTGTGGAATTGGGAGAAATCCTGGATCTGCCAGCAAGTGTTCGAGGGTCACACGCACTACGTCATGCAGGTTGTATTTAATCCAAAGGACAATAACACCTTCGCCAGCGCGTCTCTCGACAGAACCGTCAAGGTGTGGCAGCTCGGTTCGCCTACAGCCAATTTCACCTTGGAGGGTCACGAAAAGGGTGTCAATTGCGTGGATTATTACCACGGTGGCGACAAACCGTACCTAATATCCGGAGCCGACGACAGATACGTCAAGATATGGGATTATCAAAACAAGACCTGCGTACAGACTCTGGAGGGTCACACGCAGAATATCTCCGCCGTGTGTTTCCATCCGGAATTGCCGATCGTTCTCACAGCCTCGGAGGACGGTACCGTCAGAATATGGCACGCGGGAACGTACAGACTAGAGTCCTCTCTCAACTACGGCTTCGAGAGAGTGTGGACCATAGCGTGCATGCGAGGTTCGAATAATGTCGCCATCGGATACGACGAGGGTAGCGTCATGGTGAAGGTCGGCCGAGAAGAACCGGCCGTCTCGATGGATTCGCTGGGCGGGAAGATCGTGTGGGCGCGTCACAGTGAAATCCAGCAGGTGAACTTGAAGGCGTTGGGTGAGGAAGCACAGGACGGTGAGCGATTGCCGTTGGCTGTCAAAGACATGGGCGCTTGCGAGATATATCCACAGACTATACAGCATAATCCGAATGGGCGGTTCCTGGTTGTTTGCGGCGACGGGGAATACATCATATACACGTCAATGGCGTTGAGAAACAAGGCGTTCGGGCAGGCGTCGGAATTCGTGTGGGCAGCAGATTCGAGCCAGTACGCTGTGAGGGAGAGTAACACAACGGTGAAGGTCTTCAAAAACTTCAAGGAGAAGAAGAGCTTCAAGCCGGATTTCGGAGCTGATG GTATTTTTGGCGGATTTTTACTCGGCGTATCCTCGGGATCTGGCCTTTCGTTCTTCGATTGGGATACGTTAAAGTTGATCCGTCGCATCGACATACAACCCACGCACGTATATTGGGCCGAGAACGCCTCGTTAGTGGCACTAGCTACGTCAgaccaatattttatattgaagtaTCACGCGGACGTTGTCGCTAACGCGGAAAACGCTGAGGACATTGAAAATGCGTTCGAG atggTAGCAGAAATGAGCGAGGTGGTGAAAACTGGTTTGTGGGTCGGTGATTGTTTCATCTACACAAACAGTGTCAATCGTGTTAATTATTTTGTCGGTGGCGAAGTGGTCACTGTTTCTCATCTGGATAGACCGATGTACTTGCTAGGTTATGTACCGAGAGATAACAGATTATATCTTTGCGACAAGGAACTGTCTGTCGTCTCGTACTCTTTGCTACTATCGGTGCTAGAGTATCAGACCGCAGTTATGCGTAAAGATTTTGAAACTGCCAATAGAGTATTACCAACTGTTCCAAAGGAGCATCGAACGCGAGTAGCTCACTTCTTAGAGAAGCAG GGATTCAAAGAACAAGCTCTAGCGGTGTCGACAGATCCCGAGCACAGATTCGAGCTAGCGCTCGCATTAGGAAATCTCGCGACCGCGCACACTCTCGCCAAGGAGGCGAACAGCCAGCAAAAGTGGCGACAATTGGCGTCCCTCGCCACGCAGAAGGGAAAACTCTGTTTAGCTCAGGAATGCCTGCATCAAGCGCAAGATTTTGGTGGCCTGTTGTTACTAGCCACCAGCACGGGTAACGCGGATATGATACAGAAACTTGGCGCAGTGGCGGATGAGACGGGAAAGAACAATATCTCATTCTTGTCGAACTTTATATTGGGCGACGTGGACAAGTGTCTCGACATTTTGATCAAGACAGACAGAATTCCCGAGGCTGCGTTTTTTGCCAGGACGTACGCGCCCAGTAAAATATCCTCTATCATCAAATTGTGGAAGGAGAAGCTCTCGGCAGTGAGCGAGAAAGCCGGACAGAGTTTAGCAGATCCCGAACAGTACGAGAATCTCTTTCCTGAATATAGAAAAGCCCTAAAGGCGGAAAAATTCTTGCGAGAGGAAAACAAAAGAAAGATTCCAGCTTCTGCATTTCCTACCGTCACG ccTAATATTCAACGGAAACCCTTGGAGGAAATAGAGGCCGCCGAGGAGTCAGGCGCTTTCCAATACAAGGGCATGAGCAGTTCTTCCGAGGTCGACGAGATTTCGACTAAAATGATGATGGACAGATTGCAAGATCTTTCGATGTCAGATGTAAAAGATATTTCCCTAAGTAAAGCAACTGCGTCCACTGTGAAGCAAGAAGTACCTGAGAAAGCAACGACGAAGCCCACAAGTAGTTCCAGGCCTCTCACAGTGGACGACGACGATCTAGACATCGATCtagaaattgatgaaaataTCGATACTACA ggtGTCAATCTCGATGACGATCTTCTCGAGGAAGATTAA